In Streptomyces sp. HUAS ZL42, the DNA window GGAGTCGCGCCTACAGAAGAGCAGGGGCCGTTCGTGACACCCGCAGTTCCGTGAGATACCGCTTGGTGACCCGGCCTCCGTACCGCCTGTCGACAAGCCCGGCAATGCACTCCAGCAGTCCCTCCCTGGCCTTGGGCGGCAGCGCCCGGTGGCCGGAGTAGGTCCGCAGCACCTCCACGTACTCCGCCGTGGTGTACGTCAGGTCCCGCTCGTAACGCCGGAAGACGACAGGGCCGAACCGGCCGCTGCGTGCGACCTCGTCCGCGTGATCCGAAGTGTCGACGTCCGCTGCGGCAGGAAGCCGCAGCCCCCGGGGGGTGGCCGGATCGAAACGCTCGTAGCAGTCCTGGACCTCGACGAAGAACTCTTCGCTGCCACCCGCCACATGCTGTGTGGCGACCACGGCGAGGGCGCCACCGGGCCGCAGCGCATCGGCGGCCTTTACCATCCGCACCGCCGGATCAAGCCAGTGGAACGCCGTCGCCGAGACGACCACGTCGAACGGCTCCTCCGGCAGCGGCCACGTCTCGAAGTCCGCTGTCACGACCTCCACCGCCTCGAACCCGGCCAGGTTGCGCCGGGCGACGGCGGCCATGTCCGCGCCCAGCTCGACGGCGGTGATCCGGCAACCGCGCTCGGCCAGCGGCAAGGTCGCCTTGCCGGTACCCGCCCCCACCTCGAGGACACGACAGCCGGAGCCGGTGCCGGCCACCTCGGTGAGGTCGTCGAACAACTCCGGCGGATACCCGGGCCTGGCCCGGTCGTACAGCTCCGCGTCCTCGTCGAAGGTCCGGCTCAGGTGGACACGGCGCGTCTCGGCAGGCGTGTCGTCGCGCATGGCAGCACACTACGTGTGCGGTCGGTAGGTTCGTTCGGGGATCCCAGCGAGTGCCGCGAACCTCGAGACGGACAGGCCATGTGCCGCTCTCAGGGCCTCGTGGTTCGTGCGACTGCCCACCATCGGGACCGGCCGCCCATCCCGGCCGTAGGAGTGCCGTTGGGCTCCGCGTCAGGACGGGGCGAGGACGCAGAACTCGTGGCCCTCCGGGTCGGCCAGGCACGTCCACGGGACGTCGCCCTGGCCGAGGTCGAGGTCGGTGGCACCGAGGGCCCGCAGCCGGGCCACCTCCGCTGCTTTGTCGTCACCGGGGTACGGCAGCAGGTCAAGATGGATGCGGTCTGGCACGGTCTTCACGTCGGGCGTACGGAGGAACTCGAGATACGGGCCGACACCCTTGGCGGAGCGAAATACCGCCTGGTCGTCGGTCACCTTGTGCAGGGTCCAGTCCATCACCTCACCCCAGAACCGGGCCATGGCCCGCGGATCCTCGCAGTCGACCACCACCCGGGCGATCGGCCCGGTGTCCCGGTAGATCTCCCGAGGCTCCAGCACGCAGAACTCGTTGCCCTCGGGGTCGGCGAGGACCGTCCACGGCACTTCCCCCTGGCCCACGTGGGCGGGCGTCGCACCGAGAGCCTTCAGGCGCGCGACCAACTCCGCCTGGTGCGCCACGGAGGTGGTGGCGACATCGAGGTGCACACGGTTCTTGGTTGTCGTCTTGGGTTCCGGGACGGGAACGACGTCGACGCCGACGGCGACCGGGTCCGGCCACACGAGACCTCCGACGGGTCCGACGTAGGTGGTCACGCCGGGGCTGTAGGCACTCCAGCCGAGTACCTCCGCCCAGAACCGGCCGACCGCCAGGCCGTCAAGAGCCTTTATGTTCACATGAACAGGTCGCAGTGCCATGGTGGCAACCCTATGCGCCCGCTCCGCAACGACATCCGCGGAAGGGCCGACGAAGCACGTGCAGCACTCGCAGACCCGAACATCACGGGCCTGGCTCGCCCGGCCTGCCCATACGGGACACCGGACGTACATTCGAACGTATGGACGCGATGCCGGAACGCATCGACCCGAGGACGGACCGGGCAACCGCTGCGCTCCTGCTGGGGTGCGCCCCGGCGGAGGTCGGTTACTGCCCGCGGTGCCAAGGGCTCACCCACCGCTATGGTCCCCATGCTCAGGTTCTTTGCCCCGCATGCCGGGCCGCCGACGCCTCACCCGCCAATGGATCTTCCGCCTGACGGCCAGCGATCACCCGGGAGCCCGCACGGCCCGGTCACCGAAGACCGCGACGTCGCCGGGTGCCATGTCCTCACGCAAAGCTGGTATCCGTCACCTGTGCGCGGTGCGCGGCATGACGCGATCATGACGCCGTACTCTTCGGCTGATCGAAACACAGACGGCCACAGGGCCAAGGCGGGGGAAGCCACATGACATATCGGCGCGCGGTCATACCGGCACTGCTCGGAGGTCTGCTGCTCACGCTGTTGCTGTGGTGGGCGGGAGCGAGCGCCCAGGCACTGCAACTGCGCGGCACCACAAGCGTGTTCGACGTTCAGTCCGCGGGTGAACTCCGGCGATGGCTCGCGCCCTGGTCGTACGACCCTCCGGCGCTCGGGTCCGACGGCCCTGCGGGCGGGGAGACTTCCGTGAGCGGAGGCACCCAGTACGCCGATCTGTACAGCACCGCGATGCAGATCAGATTCGTGGCGGTGTTCGTGTTCTTCCTGGCCGGCGCGCTGCTCCTGGTCCGCAGGATTCCGCCGACCCAGGGGCGTACACCCGCCACGCTGCTCGCGCTGTGGGCCTGGGGCCCGGTGGCCGGAACGCTGGCTGTGACACTCTCCGCGCCGTGGCTGATCGCGTCCCGGGGGCACGGCAGCTACCGGTTCCTGCCGCAGCTGGCGGGCGTGATCGCCTCGAGCGGCCCGGTCACAGTGTTCGCGGCGCTGTTGACCGCCCTGCTCACGGTGCTTGTGGCGCGTGTCACCGCCAAGGGGGAGGACCCGATGCCCAGGCAGAGTGTGCCGCCTCGCGCTGCCCGCCTGGCCGCAAGTGTGGGTACCGCGGTGATCGCGCTGTCGCTGGTGATTCTTTCGTACCAATCGGTGTCGGCCTGGATACAGACCTCGTTCGGCGGCGGAGGGCTGCTGTCCGAGCCCGGCGACCTGCTGCGCGAGTGGCTGGTGCTCGGCGGCTGGACGGGCCCGTCGGCCACGCCACTCGGCGACTGGCTGCTGTACCGAGCCGCCGACGTGCTCATGCTGGCCGTGGTGTGGTGGGGGCTGCGACTGCTGCCCGGCCTCCTCACCCGAACGACGGTGCCGGCCATGGCGATCGGCGCGGTCTGCGCGACCGTGCTGGGCTTGCTGGCAAGCCAATTGCTGCACATGGCGATGGACGACACTGTCCCCGTGTGGGGGCCTGTGTACCTGTTCTCAAAGCTCGGCGACGGCGTCCCGGCCGCCCTCACCTTCGGCGTCGCCGCGGGGATGGCGGCCCTTGCGACACTGCGGCTGGCCGGGAGCCGCGACACCGGCAGTTCCCTCCAGTGAGGGAAGCAGGCAGGGTCCAGACACTCCCATGCCGTAGCGCGGTCTGTCGCGTTGGGGTAGAACGTGGAGCCACGCGCGGTCGGGCCTCCGTGCTCTCTCAGCCGGCGTGAAGGATCCGAAAGCGATCGGGTTCCGCGGGATCTCGGTCAACGACCTGGATCGGCGTCCAAGCCCACTGCCAAACGCTGATGCCTGGCGTGCGGGAGAACTGGATCTGCCCGCGGGTGCCTTCGACTGCGACGCGCGGCCAGGACTGGGCAGTGCGCGCCCGGTCCGCGCCGTGGGAACGCAGCACATCGGCGAGGACGGCAACCGTGTCATAGCCCTCGAAGGCGACGAAGGAGGGCGCTTCGGCCAGTCGCTCGCGGAGGGCCGTCTCGACTCGTGCGCCGAGTGGGCTGAGGCGCTCGGGCAGGTAGCGCAGGAACGGGGTCGCGGTGCTGTCGTCACCGAGCAACGTCGCCCATTCGGCGAACTCCGGTTGCCCGGCCGGAGCACCGATCATGATCTCGGCGAGGCGCCGGTCGCGGCGGACGGCCCTGACGATCGACACTGCCGGCTCCGGGTGGCCGACCAGAAGAAGGAGAGCCGTCGCGTGATTGTCGACGAGTTCGTCGCACACGGCCTCAGGGGTGCGCGCGCTCATGTCGAGTTCGATGACGGTGCCGCCGTGTGGGGCGACGTGGTCCCGCAGAATGCGGGCCCCGGCTGCCCAGTAGACACTCGGCTGGGCTGCTACGGCGATTCGGCTGTGGCCCGCGCTGAGGAGGAAGTCCGCGTAGACCTGCCAGCCTCGGGACTGCGGCGGGGAGAGGCGCGCCACCCATTCCGTCGGCTGTTCGGTGAGCGCGTCAAGAACCGCTGACGAGCAGAGGAACGGCAGGCCGAGGGCGTCGGCCCTGGCGGCAGCGGCGCGAGCGACGACGCTGTGATATTCCCCCGCCAAGGCAGCTACACCCAGGCGAGCCAATTCATCTACGGCAGCGGCGGCTTTCTGTGGATCGGCCGCGGTGTCTCGGACCACCAGCTCGAGTGGTCTTCCTGCGATCCCGCCTGCGTCATTGACTTCGCGAACGGCCAGCTCGAGTCCGGCGAGCAGGTGTTGGCCTGCCTCGACCCAGCCAGGCCGAGTCAGCGGAGCGAGAGCGCCGATCTGGACGGATGATCCGTCAGTCCGCTCCACTCCAGGTGACGTTGGTGGCGTATTCATGCGTCGGCGTCTCCCGCGGGACGATTCGGTTGCGGTCCGCCCGGATCGCAGAGTGGCAAGGCCCGGTGGCACGCGTTCATCTCATCTCGCCGTGGCGGGCGCACCTGGGTGACCATGCCGGACATTGCATCCATGACCATCGCCGACAGGCAACCGGTTATTCGTTCGTTGAGCTGCCGGGCTTCAAGAGACTTCATCTGACGAACGCTCGCTGCTCCGACGGCCGTGACCAGGGGCTGCTCAGCGGGTTGGTACTCTCCGCATCTACGGCGATGAGGGGTGGGCGATCGTGGCAGCGGGGCCGTCGAGTCCTCCGAGACCCTCGTTCAGGGGAATCGGGTTCGGCACCCTCTTCGGGGGGCTGACCGCAGTGGTGTCCGTCACCACTGTCGGGAGGATCTGGGCTGCTTGTGACATCGGCGGCAATGCAGCGGCCAACAGCATGACGTTGCTCCTCCTCGCCCCTCTCATATGGATCGCCGCTTCGGCCCCGTGGGTGATCCTGCATCGCACCCTCGGAAGACGTCATCGAGGGGCAGCGCTGACCGCAGGGATCGTCTTCACCCTGTGGTTCACCTGGTTCCTCGTGACATGGCTCGGCATGCCGGACTCCTACCCGGCCCCCAGGTGCCCGGGTAACGTCCCGCCCTGGTGGCCGGGCTTCATCCCCTCATGACCGCGCAACGTCAGCCGTGAGCGATGTCGACAGATCCTCTCGGCCCGTCCTATCCGAGCCAGGCCTTGACCTTGTCCGGGTTCGCCTCGACCCACTTCTTCGCCGCCGCCTCCGGTGTCATCTTGTCCACCGCGATGTACTTGGCGACGGTGTTCTGGTCGTCGTTCGTCCAGTTGAAGTTCTTCACCAGGTCGTAGGCCGGGCTGCCGGACTTCGCGAAGCGGGTGGCGACGATCTTGTCGAGGTCGAATTCCTGATAGTCGCAGGCGACCTTCGCCGGGTCGGTGTCGCAGCCTGCCGTGTGCTTGGGCAGATCGACGTGGACGAGCGGCACCTCCGAGAAGAACCACTGTGGCTCGTAGAAGTAGCCGATCACCCACTTCTTGTTCTTCTCGGCGTCCCGGAATGCCTGGATCAGCGCGGTCTCACTGCCCGCGTACACCACCTTGAAGTTCAGTTTCAGGTTCTTCACCAGGGCCTCGTCGTTGGTCTGGTACGACGGGTCGCCGTCGAGGAGTTGGCCCTTGGTACCCGATTCGGAGGTCTTGAAGTTCGAGGCGTACTTGTTGAGGTTCTTCCAGTTCGTGATGTCCGGGTACTTCTTCACGATCCACGGGGGGAGGTACCAGCCGATGATGCCCTTGTTGCCGGTCGCCCCGAGGTCGACCGCGGTCTTCTGCTGGGTGATGTATTTCCTCTTCAGGTCCTCGTGGCCCCAGTTCTCGAGGATGGCGTCGATCTCGCCCGTCTCCAACCCCTGCCAGCCGATTTCCGCCTTCAGGTCCTTCTTGACGACCTTGCAGCCGAGTTCCTTCTCCGCGACGTAGCCGACGACCGCCGCGTCCGCCTCGTAGCCCACCCAAGGGTTGACCGCGAGGTTGAAGGTGCCGCACTTGCCCGAGCTGCCGCCCCCCGCGGCGGAGTCCTCGCCGATCTTCGCGCCGCCGCAGGCGGTCAGGGTGAGACCGAGTACGGCCATCCCCGCCGCGCCGGAACGCCACCGTCTTGCTTGCTTTGCCATGATCCTGCTCCTTGTGCGCCGGGCGTATCGCGTCGTTGTCCGAGTGATGGAGTCGAAAGGGGTCACGTCATGTCCAGGGCGCACCGGAACCCCACGTTGCCGGTTGCGGAGTCCGGGAACAGGCCCTGCCGCGCGGCGACCCGGTACCGGCGGCAGTAGGACGCATGACAGAGGTAGGAGCCGCCCTTGGTGACGCGCTGCTGTCCGCCGAGGGAGGGGGAGAAGGGGTCCTCGCACCATTCCCAGACGTTGCCGGTGGCGTTGTACAGACCGAAGCCGTTGGGCTCGAAGGCGTCCACCGGACAGGTGCCGTACCAGCCGTCGGCTGTCGGGTGCCGGTTCGGGAAGTCGCCCTGCCACACGTTCATCCGGGGGCGGCCGGCAGGCTCGAACTCGTCGCCCCAGGGAAACACCTTGGCGTGCAGTCCCCCTCGGGCGGCGCGTTCCCATTCGGCCTCGGTGGGCAGGCGTTTGCCGGCCCAGGCGCAGTAGGCGCGGGCGTCGTCGAAGTCGACGTGGACGACCGGATGATCCGCCCGGTCCTCCCAGGTGGAGTGCGGTCCGTCGGGGCGGCGCCAGTCCGCCCCTTCGACCTGTCGCCACCAGGGCGCGCCCACCACGCCCCGGGTCGGCGGGAAGTCGTCCGGGAGCAGACCGGCGAAGACGAACGACCAGCCGGCCCGCTCGGCGGAGGTGCGGTATCCGGTGTCGGAGGTGAAGCGTGCGAACTGGGCGTTGGACACCGTGCAGGCGTCCATCCAGAACGCGTCGACGTACACCGTGCGCACCGGGCCCTCCCCGTCGGCCGGGTAGGCGAGCGGGTCCTCGCTGCCCATGAGGAACTCGCCTGCGGGGACCCCCACCATGTCCTCGGGTGTTGCCCGGCGGCCGGCTGAGGGCTGGGCTGCCGCCCGTCCCGCGCCCTGGCCGCCGGGCGGCGTGCAGCAGCTCACTGTGCCCCCATGACGCGCCGGTGCAGTCCGCCGTCGAACTCGGACGACTCGGTGCTCTCGGCTCCCAGGTCGATGCGCACCGTGTGAATCGTGCCGGTGAACTCGTTGTCGAGGACGGGATAGTCCTCGGTCACCGGTGTGCTCAGGTCCACCCCGATGTCGAGTGTCTCGTCGAAGGAGAAGTAGTACGGGATGGTCTGCTCGACCCGTCCGGACGCGTGCTTTTCACCGTCCACCAGGAGCACGGCGGTTCCGCCCCTGCCGAGCCCTCCGCCGTCGTAGTCGAACTCGAGCCGGATCTCGTGCCGTCCAGGTGCCAGGGCCTCGTTGCCGCGCACGGTGTACAGGCTCAAGCAGAAGTAGTTGTAGGCGTAGGCCGGTCTGCCCTCGGTGACGTACAGGGTCCAGCCGCCGAACCGGCCGCCCTGCGCGATGATCACGCCCTCGACCGCCGTCTCCGGCAGGTCGACGTCCGCGGTGATGCTGTGGGAGCGGTTCTTGACGTTGAGGGTGGTCTCCTCGGTGAACCGCCGCATTCCCGCCCGGTAGGTGATGGACGTCCGATCGCCGAGCAGAT includes these proteins:
- a CDS encoding ABC transporter substrate-binding protein is translated as MNTPPTSPGVERTDGSSVQIGALAPLTRPGWVEAGQHLLAGLELAVREVNDAGGIAGRPLELVVRDTAADPQKAAAAVDELARLGVAALAGEYHSVVARAAAARADALGLPFLCSSAVLDALTEQPTEWVARLSPPQSRGWQVYADFLLSAGHSRIAVAAQPSVYWAAGARILRDHVAPHGGTVIELDMSARTPEAVCDELVDNHATALLLLVGHPEPAVSIVRAVRRDRRLAEIMIGAPAGQPEFAEWATLLGDDSTATPFLRYLPERLSPLGARVETALRERLAEAPSFVAFEGYDTVAVLADVLRSHGADRARTAQSWPRVAVEGTRGQIQFSRTPGISVWQWAWTPIQVVDRDPAEPDRFRILHAG
- a CDS encoding trans-aconitate 2-methyltransferase; its protein translation is MRDDTPAETRRVHLSRTFDEDAELYDRARPGYPPELFDDLTEVAGTGSGCRVLEVGAGTGKATLPLAERGCRITAVELGADMAAVARRNLAGFEAVEVVTADFETWPLPEEPFDVVVSATAFHWLDPAVRMVKAADALRPGGALAVVATQHVAGGSEEFFVEVQDCYERFDPATPRGLRLPAAADVDTSDHADEVARSGRFGPVVFRRYERDLTYTTAEYVEVLRTYSGHRALPPKAREGLLECIAGLVDRRYGGRVTKRYLTELRVSRTAPALL
- a CDS encoding ABC transporter substrate-binding protein, with translation MAKQARRWRSGAAGMAVLGLTLTACGGAKIGEDSAAGGGSSGKCGTFNLAVNPWVGYEADAAVVGYVAEKELGCKVVKKDLKAEIGWQGLETGEIDAILENWGHEDLKRKYITQQKTAVDLGATGNKGIIGWYLPPWIVKKYPDITNWKNLNKYASNFKTSESGTKGQLLDGDPSYQTNDEALVKNLKLNFKVVYAGSETALIQAFRDAEKNKKWVIGYFYEPQWFFSEVPLVHVDLPKHTAGCDTDPAKVACDYQEFDLDKIVATRFAKSGSPAYDLVKNFNWTNDDQNTVAKYIAVDKMTPEAAAKKWVEANPDKVKAWLG
- a CDS encoding formylglycine-generating enzyme family protein — encoded protein: MVGVPAGEFLMGSEDPLAYPADGEGPVRTVYVDAFWMDACTVSNAQFARFTSDTGYRTSAERAGWSFVFAGLLPDDFPPTRGVVGAPWWRQVEGADWRRPDGPHSTWEDRADHPVVHVDFDDARAYCAWAGKRLPTEAEWERAARGGLHAKVFPWGDEFEPAGRPRMNVWQGDFPNRHPTADGWYGTCPVDAFEPNGFGLYNATGNVWEWCEDPFSPSLGGQQRVTKGGSYLCHASYCRRYRVAARQGLFPDSATGNVGFRCALDMT
- a CDS encoding VOC family protein, translated to MALRPVHVNIKALDGLAVGRFWAEVLGWSAYSPGVTTYVGPVGGLVWPDPVAVGVDVVPVPEPKTTTKNRVHLDVATTSVAHQAELVARLKALGATPAHVGQGEVPWTVLADPEGNEFCVLEPREIYRDTGPIARVVVDCEDPRAMARFWGEVMDWTLHKVTDDQAVFRSAKGVGPYLEFLRTPDVKTVPDRIHLDLLPYPGDDKAAEVARLRALGATDLDLGQGDVPWTCLADPEGHEFCVLAPS